One Sulfurimonas sp. genomic window carries:
- a CDS encoding AAA family ATPase: MIERFYLKEYLSFKEVELDLKSGLVVFTGPSGSGKSILMNSILSSFGTNSCDAMLCESTVAWELNTDDAGIESDDVYIFKHIKKEKSRYFINNQSISKKAMGDLTSNYLRHLSLRDFSDFENENLLSILDNRLDKKNLNATKLRDEYGKNFLEYKRIRKELLSIEEEQRRIVELKEFAAYEIKKIEVINPKASEDSELLEIKKELSRKEKVLKSLSQANAIFEHEHNVFNALDLLNADSSFFSDSMNELRAIMESAEERFSMLDEINVEDVLNRIEELSELKRRYGSIEDALKYKEQKIQELAKYENIEITKGDLEAKEAALGKKVKDLANRLSELRHGEIDSFNGDLNRYLKELYLRDAKVEINDTEFEFFGKDEISVKLHATDLQKVSTGEFNRLRLAILALKSEFMSKAGGVLMLDEIDANLSGEESMSVAKVLKQLSGHFQIFVISHQPQLTSMGDQHFLVHKKGDVSYVKELDFNDRVDEIARIISGESITQEAKKFAKELLNLHTK, encoded by the coding sequence ATGATAGAGAGATTTTACTTAAAAGAGTACCTTAGTTTTAAAGAGGTTGAACTGGATTTAAAATCTGGGCTTGTCGTGTTTACGGGACCAAGCGGAAGCGGTAAATCAATTTTGATGAACTCGATTTTATCCTCTTTTGGTACAAACTCATGCGATGCTATGCTATGCGAGTCTACCGTAGCATGGGAGCTGAACACGGATGATGCCGGTATAGAATCTGACGATGTTTATATTTTTAAACATATAAAAAAAGAGAAATCAAGATATTTTATAAACAACCAAAGTATCTCTAAAAAAGCTATGGGCGACTTGACTTCAAACTACTTAAGACACCTCTCTCTAAGAGATTTCAGCGACTTTGAAAATGAAAATCTTTTATCTATTTTAGATAATAGGCTGGATAAAAAAAATCTCAACGCAACCAAGCTAAGAGATGAATACGGTAAAAATTTTTTAGAGTATAAGAGAATCAGAAAAGAACTACTTTCTATTGAAGAAGAACAGAGAAGAATTGTTGAATTAAAAGAGTTTGCAGCTTACGAGATCAAAAAAATAGAGGTTATAAACCCGAAAGCTTCGGAAGACAGCGAGCTTTTGGAGATTAAAAAAGAGTTGTCAAGAAAGGAGAAAGTTTTAAAAAGTTTATCTCAAGCAAATGCTATTTTTGAACACGAGCACAATGTTTTTAATGCGCTAGATTTGTTAAATGCCGATAGCTCTTTTTTTAGCGACAGCATGAATGAACTCAGGGCGATTATGGAGAGTGCAGAGGAGAGATTTAGTATGCTTGATGAAATCAATGTGGAAGATGTTTTAAACCGCATTGAAGAACTTAGTGAACTAAAAAGAAGATACGGAAGCATAGAAGATGCTCTAAAATATAAAGAACAGAAGATACAAGAACTTGCAAAGTATGAAAATATAGAGATTACAAAAGGCGATTTAGAAGCAAAAGAGGCAGCTTTAGGTAAAAAAGTAAAAGATTTGGCAAACAGACTTAGTGAGCTTCGCCACGGCGAGATAGACTCTTTTAACGGCGATTTAAACAGATATCTAAAAGAGTTATATTTGCGGGATGCAAAAGTTGAGATAAATGACACCGAATTTGAATTTTTCGGAAAAGATGAGATATCCGTAAAACTGCACGCAACCGATTTGCAAAAGGTAAGCACGGGTGAATTTAATAGACTAAGATTGGCTATTTTAGCTCTAAAGTCGGAGTTTATGAGTAAAGCAGGCGGAGTATTGATGCTTGATGAGATAGATGCGAACTTAAGCGGTGAAGAGTCTATGAGTGTTGCAAAAGTACTAAAACAGCTCTCCGGGCATTTTCAGATATTTGTAATATCGCATCAACCGCAGCTTACTTCCATGGGCGATCAACACTTTTTAGTACACAAAAAAGGCGATGTATCGTATGTAAAAGAACTTGATTTTAATGATAGAGTAGATGAAATAGCAAGAATAATAAGCGGTGAGAGCATCACGCAAGAAGCTAAAAAATTTGCCAAAGAACTGCTTAATTTGCACACAAAATGA
- a CDS encoding NAD(+)/NADH kinase — protein sequence MNGKTIKKIGVILRPSTPELKDGYAKLEKIFKSYDIEVLLENRSAQMIGMVGESFEKICQESDFLVSFGGDGTLISTVRKSFDYDIPILGVYAGNLGFLADLSLDELDAFVQKIIKNEYRIDERAVLEATVIKNSKEIKMYAFNDIVLTRTRVSNMIHIETLIDSRSFNTYYGDGVIVSTPTGSTAYNLSAGGPVLFPMSNVFALTPICPHSLTQRPIVLPGRFAIEMKTSEERALIIIDGQDVHELELGESVHIKLATKTVKLIHKEEYNYFDVLKEKLRWGE from the coding sequence TTGAACGGTAAAACAATTAAAAAAATCGGTGTAATTTTAAGACCGTCAACCCCTGAGTTAAAAGACGGTTATGCTAAATTAGAGAAAATTTTTAAAAGTTACGATATAGAAGTTTTATTGGAAAACAGAAGTGCTCAAATGATTGGAATGGTTGGTGAGAGCTTTGAAAAAATCTGCCAAGAGTCTGATTTTTTGGTAAGTTTTGGCGGTGACGGCACGCTTATATCCACAGTTAGAAAATCATTTGATTATGATATCCCGATACTCGGCGTGTATGCAGGCAATCTTGGTTTTTTGGCAGATTTATCTTTAGATGAGCTTGATGCTTTTGTTCAAAAAATCATTAAAAATGAGTATAGAATCGATGAGAGAGCCGTCCTTGAAGCAACGGTAATTAAAAACTCAAAAGAGATAAAAATGTATGCCTTCAACGACATTGTACTCACTCGTACTAGAGTTTCAAATATGATACATATAGAAACTTTAATTGATTCCCGCTCATTCAATACTTACTACGGAGACGGTGTAATCGTTTCTACTCCTACGGGTTCTACGGCTTACAACCTCTCGGCAGGCGGACCGGTTCTTTTTCCTATGAGCAATGTATTTGCCCTGACTCCCATATGCCCACATTCCCTGACACAAAGACCTATTGTCCTTCCGGGAAGATTTGCAATTGAGATGAAGACATCCGAAGAGAGAGCTTTGATAATCATAGACGGACAAGATGTACATGAACTGGAACTCGGTGAGAGCGTTCATATAAAACTGGCAACCAAAACAGTTAAATTGATACATAAAGAAGAGTATAACTATTTTGATGTTTTAAAAGAGAAATTAAGATGGGGAGAGTAA
- the wrbA gene encoding NAD(P)H:quinone oxidoreductase: protein MKILVVYYSMYGHVYKLAEAAAQGVQSVENVEVVFRRVPETLSQEVLEKMGALEAQKQQAHVPFCTVDELGEADAVIFGTPTRFGNMCAQMRQFLDATGQLWMRGALVGKVGSVIVSSNTQHGGQESTILSFHTTLLHHGMVIVGLPYTFQGQTTMDEISGCSPYGASTIAGVNGSRIPSKNELAGAYFQGEHVARIAKKLMA, encoded by the coding sequence ATGAAGATATTGGTTGTTTACTATTCGATGTATGGACATGTATATAAGTTGGCAGAAGCAGCAGCCCAAGGAGTGCAATCCGTAGAAAATGTTGAAGTCGTATTCCGACGGGTTCCGGAAACTCTCTCCCAAGAGGTGTTAGAAAAAATGGGCGCGCTTGAGGCTCAGAAACAACAAGCTCATGTGCCTTTTTGTACCGTAGATGAACTAGGCGAAGCCGATGCAGTTATTTTTGGAACACCGACTCGATTTGGCAATATGTGCGCTCAGATGCGTCAGTTCCTTGATGCTACGGGACAACTTTGGATGAGGGGAGCGTTGGTGGGAAAAGTCGGAAGCGTTATCGTTAGCTCAAATACCCAGCACGGCGGGCAAGAATCTACTATCCTTAGTTTCCACACTACCCTTTTACATCACGGTATGGTAATTGTCGGGTTGCCGTATACATTCCAAGGGCAGACGACTATGGATGAAATCAGCGGTTGCTCCCCATACGGAGCATCTACTATTGCAGGTGTCAACGGGAGTCGTATCCCAAGCAAAAACGAGCTTGCGGGAGCGTATTTTCAGGGAGAACATGTTGCACGAATTGCAAAAAAACTTATGGCATAA
- the aspS gene encoding aspartate--tRNA ligase, protein MRTHYCTDLSEANIGQDVVLAGWANSYRDHGGIVFIDLRDKSGLIQLTCDPEDSASAHKIANSVRDEFVLVAKGKVRLRGEGLTNPRLKTGAIEIVVDELIIENKSAAVPFVIGDKNVGEETRLRYRYLELRDPSMYETFRLRSKAAIAARNILDENGFLEVETPILTKSTPEGARDYLVPSRVHSGEFYALPQSPQLFKQLLMVGGFDRYFQIAKCFRDEDLRADRQPEFTQIDVEMSFCDQEDVMLIAEKLLVAMFGACGVEIKPPFNRIAYRDAMEWYGSDKPDLRYNLKMVDVIDIFSRCDNEIFTSIAKQPHKNRIKALKVPGADLVFSKREMKTFEDFVRQFGAQGLGYFQMKEDGLKGPLVKFFSDEDIALIIERTELEVGDVVFFGAGDKKTVWDYMGRLRIFIAEHEKMNLVDKDAYEFVWVVDFPMFEVEEGRVKALHHPFTQPKDTDKDDVEEIDSIAYDIVLNGTELGGGSIRIHKEEMQEEIFKLLGITEEEAREKFGFLLDALKFGAPPHGGFAIGFDRLMMLISKKSSIRDVIAFPKTQKASCILTKAPSEVDAAQLKDLHIKLR, encoded by the coding sequence ATGAGAACTCATTATTGTACAGATTTAAGTGAAGCAAATATAGGACAAGATGTTGTTCTAGCCGGTTGGGCAAATAGCTACCGTGATCATGGCGGGATTGTTTTTATAGATTTAAGAGATAAAAGCGGTCTGATTCAGCTTACATGCGACCCTGAAGATAGCGCATCTGCGCATAAAATAGCAAACAGCGTTCGCGATGAGTTTGTTCTTGTTGCAAAGGGCAAAGTTCGTCTTCGCGGAGAGGGTTTAACAAATCCTCGTCTAAAAACCGGTGCGATTGAAATCGTTGTGGATGAGCTAATCATAGAAAACAAATCGGCGGCAGTTCCGTTTGTCATCGGCGATAAAAATGTCGGAGAAGAGACAAGACTTAGATACCGCTACTTGGAGTTAAGAGACCCGTCAATGTATGAGACTTTCCGTCTTCGCTCAAAAGCTGCAATTGCCGCTAGAAACATCTTAGACGAGAACGGCTTTTTAGAGGTTGAAACTCCAATTCTAACAAAATCGACTCCAGAGGGTGCAAGAGACTATCTGGTGCCTTCTCGCGTTCACAGCGGCGAATTTTACGCTCTTCCGCAATCTCCGCAACTTTTCAAACAACTTCTCATGGTAGGCGGATTTGACAGATATTTTCAGATAGCTAAATGTTTTCGCGATGAAGATTTAAGAGCTGACCGTCAGCCTGAGTTTACTCAAATAGATGTTGAGATGAGCTTTTGCGATCAAGAAGATGTTATGCTTATAGCAGAAAAGCTGCTTGTTGCTATGTTTGGCGCTTGCGGGGTAGAGATTAAGCCTCCGTTTAACCGTATAGCTTATAGGGATGCGATGGAATGGTACGGTTCGGATAAGCCGGATTTAAGATATAACCTTAAAATGGTTGATGTTATCGATATTTTCTCAAGATGCGATAATGAAATATTTACAAGTATTGCAAAGCAACCGCATAAAAACCGCATAAAAGCTCTAAAAGTGCCGGGTGCAGATCTGGTTTTCTCAAAAAGAGAGATGAAAACCTTTGAAGATTTTGTACGCCAGTTCGGTGCGCAGGGGCTTGGATATTTTCAAATGAAAGAAGACGGTCTAAAAGGTCCTTTGGTTAAGTTTTTTAGCGACGAAGACATAGCGCTAATCATCGAGAGAACAGAGCTTGAAGTCGGCGATGTCGTATTCTTCGGTGCTGGAGATAAAAAGACGGTTTGGGACTATATGGGTCGTCTTAGAATTTTCATAGCAGAGCATGAGAAGATGAATCTTGTCGATAAAGATGCTTATGAGTTTGTTTGGGTTGTTGATTTTCCTATGTTTGAAGTTGAAGAGGGAAGAGTAAAAGCGCTTCACCACCCGTTTACTCAGCCAAAAGATACCGACAAAGATGATGTAGAAGAGATAGACTCTATCGCTTATGATATCGTTTTAAACGGTACGGAGCTTGGCGGCGGAAGTATTCGTATCCACAAGGAAGAGATGCAAGAGGAGATTTTTAAACTTCTTGGAATCACGGAAGAGGAAGCTAGAGAGAAGTTTGGTTTCTTGCTTGACGCATTGAAGTTCGGCGCACCTCCACACGGCGGTTTTGCTATCGGATTTGACAGACTTATGATGCTTATTTCTAAAAAATCAAGTATTCGTGATGTTATAGCATTCCCTAAAACGCAAAAAGCTTCTTGTATTCTTACAAAAGCGCCTAGTGAAGTGGATGCTGCCCAACTTAAAGATTTGCACATAAAACTTAGATAA
- a CDS encoding adenylate kinase, translated as MKKLFLIIGAPGSGKTTDAELIAKQNSDITHYSTGDMLRAEVASGSSLGVEIDSYISKGLIVPIKIAIETIINAIKNAPTDIIIIDGYPRSMEQLNALDEYLSSDSSLELCSVIEVKVSRETACDRVLGRARGADDKTEVFNNRMKVYTEPLADIQAFYSDKNLLHTIDGERTIEEIVLEMENFIKSKI; from the coding sequence ATGAAAAAACTCTTTTTAATCATCGGAGCGCCCGGCTCCGGTAAGACTACCGATGCAGAGCTTATCGCTAAACAAAACAGCGATATAACGCACTACTCTACAGGTGATATGCTTAGAGCGGAAGTCGCGAGCGGTTCTAGTCTTGGAGTTGAGATAGATAGCTATATATCCAAAGGACTTATTGTTCCTATTAAAATAGCCATAGAGACTATCATAAATGCCATCAAAAACGCTCCCACAGATATAATCATTATTGACGGATATCCAAGAAGTATGGAGCAGCTGAATGCTTTAGATGAATATCTAAGCAGTGACTCATCTTTAGAACTTTGCAGCGTTATAGAGGTTAAAGTAAGCCGAGAGACGGCTTGTGATAGAGTTTTGGGTCGTGCTCGCGGAGCGGATGATAAAACGGAAGTATTCAACAACCGTATGAAAGTTTATACTGAGCCTCTTGCAGACATTCAAGCATTTTACAGTGATAAAAATCTATTGCACACGATAGATGGTGAGAGAACTATAGAAGAGATAGTTTTAGAGATGGAAAATTTTATAAAGTCAAAAATATAA
- the adk gene encoding adenylate kinase, translating into MRIILLGAPGAGKGTQAGFLTKRYNIPQISTGDMLRAAIKAGTEMGKMAKAAMDAGQLVTDDIIIGLVKDRIAEDDCKNGYLLDGFPRTLAQADAVTNAGINIDAVIEIDVPDSEIVKRMSGRRAHLASGKTYHIIFNPPKVEGKDDESGEDLVQRDDDKEEVVLDRLKVYHELTKPLIGYYKEQAANNSKLTYITVDGTANIADVEASIIAKLG; encoded by the coding sequence ATGAGAATAATATTACTGGGAGCTCCGGGTGCGGGGAAGGGTACTCAAGCAGGGTTTTTAACTAAAAGATACAACATTCCTCAAATTTCTACGGGAGATATGCTTCGCGCTGCAATAAAAGCGGGAACAGAGATGGGCAAGATGGCAAAAGCTGCGATGGATGCAGGTCAGCTTGTAACTGATGATATCATCATAGGGCTTGTAAAAGACAGGATTGCCGAAGATGATTGCAAAAACGGCTATCTTTTAGACGGTTTTCCTCGCACGCTTGCTCAAGCCGATGCCGTTACAAACGCCGGCATAAATATTGATGCGGTTATAGAGATTGATGTTCCGGACTCTGAGATAGTAAAAAGAATGTCCGGTCGCCGCGCACATTTGGCAAGTGGCAAAACTTACCATATCATATTTAACCCGCCAAAAGTTGAAGGCAAAGATGATGAGAGCGGTGAAGATTTGGTTCAAAGAGATGACGATAAAGAAGAAGTCGTGCTGGATCGTCTAAAAGTTTATCATGAACTGACAAAACCACTTATAGGCTACTACAAAGAACAAGCAGCAAATAATTCTAAGCTTACATATATAACGGTTGACGGCACGGCAAATATTGCCGATGTTGAAGCATCTATCATTGCAAAACTAGGATAA
- a CDS encoding DEAD/DEAH box helicase, giving the protein MPFSKLGLSPQIQSALKKSGFTTPTPVQENVIPLVLNHNDIMAMAQTGSGKSASFILPILELWSKSVSEGKSKIKALVLTPTRELTLQVADAFSTFGADLQRKPKVVSIIGGEGIGEQIYAIQQGCDILVATSGRLLDVLTKKQTNLSHLEFFVLDEADKMLNLGFAEELEAILEAIPQKRQNLLFSATYPQKILDIASKITQNPIRVTIEQEVPTVESVTQRVIEVNRENRGPLLRHLLESEKLEQVLVFMANKRATDNIAAKFKKYSYAAESFHGDLYQDERTHTLNEFKAKKIRILFATDIAARGLDIDNISCVVNFDLPRSPTDYIHRIGRTARAGKSGIAISFISNEDKAHFGIIEKRCKVNLVREEVEGFELFGEAPIKAKGQAPVKGKGKSKKDKAREKALKEVNKE; this is encoded by the coding sequence ATGCCATTTTCTAAACTTGGTTTATCACCGCAAATCCAAAGTGCACTTAAAAAAAGCGGATTTACGACTCCGACACCCGTTCAAGAGAATGTAATCCCTCTTGTACTTAATCATAACGACATTATGGCAATGGCACAGACGGGAAGCGGTAAGAGTGCCAGTTTTATATTGCCTATTTTGGAGCTTTGGTCTAAGAGTGTTAGTGAAGGAAAGTCGAAGATAAAAGCTCTTGTTTTAACTCCGACTCGTGAACTTACTCTTCAGGTTGCAGATGCTTTTTCTACTTTTGGTGCAGATTTACAGAGAAAACCAAAAGTGGTTAGTATAATCGGCGGAGAGGGCATAGGTGAGCAAATCTATGCTATTCAGCAAGGATGCGATATCTTAGTGGCAACATCAGGAAGATTGCTGGATGTTCTTACAAAAAAACAGACAAATCTCTCGCATTTAGAGTTTTTTGTTCTTGATGAAGCGGATAAAATGCTAAATCTTGGTTTTGCCGAGGAGTTGGAAGCTATACTTGAAGCAATTCCGCAAAAGCGTCAAAATCTTCTCTTTTCGGCGACCTACCCTCAAAAGATTTTGGATATTGCTTCAAAAATCACGCAAAATCCAATTCGAGTAACAATAGAGCAAGAAGTTCCGACTGTTGAGAGTGTTACTCAACGCGTTATAGAGGTAAATCGTGAAAATCGAGGTCCGCTTCTAAGGCATCTGCTTGAGAGTGAAAAACTAGAACAAGTGCTTGTATTTATGGCAAATAAAAGAGCTACAGACAATATAGCTGCCAAGTTTAAAAAATACAGTTACGCGGCAGAGTCATTTCATGGTGACCTCTATCAAGATGAACGAACTCATACGCTAAATGAATTTAAGGCTAAAAAAATACGCATACTTTTTGCAACAGATATAGCGGCAAGAGGACTCGATATCGACAATATTTCGTGTGTTGTAAATTTCGACCTTCCCCGCTCTCCCACCGACTATATACACCGTATCGGTCGTACCGCAAGAGCCGGTAAATCCGGAATTGCCATCTCTTTTATCTCAAATGAAGACAAAGCTCATTTTGGCATCATCGAAAAACGCTGTAAAGTGAATTTAGTTAGAGAAGAAGTAGAGGGATTTGAACTTTTTGGAGAAGCTCCTATAAAGGCAAAAGGACAGGCGCCGGTTAAGGGTAAAGGAAAAAGTAAAAAAGACAAAGCAAGAGAAAAAGCTTTAAAAGAGGTTAACAAAGAATAG
- a CDS encoding molybdopterin-binding protein → MNFYACIIGSEILNGRRVDKHFEFLKNELQKYGHDLFASFVIKDDENLIKKIYKFIKDDEQSVMFSFGGIGATPDDLTRAIAAEIFTLQPLERHKKFEQDIIERFGEEAFPHRIHMADLPQNSELLFNPINNMSGFSLENRYFFTPGFPQMSHPMVSFVIEKLFSKSVQKYRLTLLAQTSENTLINLMKEVSSDIEFSSLPILNDGKASVEISLCGVDKLYVEKQFGLFTKFLKESNIAYNLI, encoded by the coding sequence ATGAATTTTTATGCTTGTATAATCGGCAGTGAGATATTAAACGGTCGCAGAGTAGATAAACACTTTGAATTTTTAAAAAATGAGCTTCAAAAGTACGGACATGATCTTTTTGCCTCTTTCGTTATAAAAGATGACGAAAATCTGATTAAAAAAATCTACAAGTTTATAAAAGATGATGAACAAAGCGTTATGTTCTCTTTTGGCGGTATCGGTGCGACACCCGATGATTTGACAAGAGCAATCGCCGCGGAAATTTTTACTTTACAGCCGCTAGAACGGCATAAAAAATTTGAACAAGACATTATAGAGAGATTTGGCGAAGAAGCATTTCCTCACAGAATTCATATGGCTGATTTACCGCAAAATTCCGAGCTGTTGTTTAACCCTATTAACAATATGTCGGGTTTTTCTCTGGAAAACAGATACTTTTTTACTCCGGGATTTCCGCAGATGTCCCATCCGATGGTTAGCTTTGTGATAGAAAAATTATTTAGCAAATCCGTACAAAAATACAGGCTTACTCTTTTAGCACAAACAAGTGAAAATACGCTTATAAACCTAATGAAAGAAGTTTCATCGGATATAGAATTTTCATCTTTGCCGATACTAAATGATGGAAAAGCTTCCGTGGAGATATCGCTGTGCGGGGTTGATAAACTATATGTAGAAAAACAGTTTGGACTTTTTACAAAATTTTTAAAAGAGTCAAATATCGCTTATAACCTTATTTAG
- a CDS encoding ankyrin repeat domain-containing protein, whose protein sequence is MNKWIELLKNNDFLGVKKQIRDGADVNEATESGESVLALSLRYKCDFDLTMLLVENGADIYDYDEEGVTIFDMAVTYDNLEMVKYLISRGFDVNSTKRRSRFTPLMAAVCYGRVEMTKFLIEHGADKNAVDSKGISVVDFARKTNKKSILLLLNYDENTPKNRNYAR, encoded by the coding sequence ATGAACAAATGGATTGAATTATTAAAGAACAATGACTTTTTAGGTGTTAAAAAACAGATTAGAGACGGTGCTGATGTCAACGAAGCAACCGAAAGCGGCGAGTCGGTTTTAGCGTTATCACTTAGATATAAATGTGATTTTGATTTAACAATGCTATTGGTTGAAAACGGTGCAGATATTTATGATTATGACGAAGAGGGTGTTACTATCTTTGATATGGCTGTCACTTATGACAACCTTGAGATGGTTAAATATCTTATTTCAAGAGGTTTTGATGTAAACAGCACAAAAAGAAGAAGCAGATTTACTCCTCTAATGGCAGCGGTATGTTACGGAAGAGTTGAAATGACAAAGTTTTTAATAGAACATGGAGCGGATAAAAATGCCGTTGATTCAAAAGGAATCAGCGTAGTAGACTTTGCCAGAAAAACAAACAAAAAGAGTATTTTGCTGCTTCTTAATTATGACGAAAATACACCTAAAAACAGAAACTACGCTAGATAA
- a CDS encoding tetrahydrodipicolinate N-succinyltransferase N-terminal domain-containing protein has protein sequence MEIIQTTDAFKALIQDIKSSTAGYKDPLAFGICRVDLGQLNIGKTLQATYPIINWNENFGSAAIFIRALEEQGINVDFTQSEVVCDINSAFLKNCLKAFTPYSDEAFGDAHKNIQVVSALYNQIMSKGSLEGEFKVTFIFADEPLKSVEAAYLKLYALSQAKVELRSINLNGAFAALPNVAWSNGKPIELDYLREFEIELKLANEYPHIDFVDKFPRFLQHIIPADNTRVLDTSKVRFGAQLAAGTTVMPGASYINFNAGTTGPVMVEGRISSSAIVGAGSDVGGGASILGVLSGTDGNPITIGKNTLLGANSTCGIPLGDGCIIDGGLAVFAGTKFHINDEEINEIQEVNPNANLDNIMKGKELAGLNGLHFRQNSQTGQYVVQRSTREVKLNADLH, from the coding sequence ATGGAAATTATTCAAACTACAGATGCTTTTAAAGCACTTATCCAAGATATAAAATCATCAACTGCGGGATATAAAGATCCTTTGGCATTTGGTATATGTAGAGTAGATTTAGGACAGTTAAATATCGGTAAAACTCTTCAAGCTACTTATCCGATTATTAATTGGAATGAAAATTTCGGAAGTGCTGCTATTTTTATAAGAGCGCTTGAGGAACAAGGTATAAATGTTGATTTTACACAAAGCGAAGTTGTTTGTGACATAAACTCTGCATTTTTGAAAAACTGTCTAAAAGCATTTACTCCTTATTCGGATGAAGCTTTCGGCGATGCTCATAAAAATATTCAAGTTGTCTCTGCACTCTACAACCAAATTATGAGCAAAGGTTCCCTAGAAGGTGAGTTTAAAGTAACATTTATTTTTGCCGATGAACCTCTAAAGAGCGTTGAAGCGGCTTATTTAAAACTCTACGCTCTTTCTCAAGCAAAAGTTGAACTAAGAAGCATCAACTTAAACGGCGCTTTCGCAGCACTGCCTAATGTTGCGTGGTCAAATGGCAAACCTATTGAGCTTGATTACCTTCGTGAATTTGAAATTGAGTTAAAACTTGCAAATGAGTACCCGCATATAGATTTTGTAGATAAATTTCCAAGATTTCTGCAACACATTATTCCGGCTGACAACACTCGTGTACTTGATACCTCAAAAGTTAGATTCGGTGCTCAACTCGCAGCCGGAACTACGGTTATGCCGGGTGCATCATACATTAACTTCAATGCCGGAACGACAGGTCCGGTAATGGTTGAGGGTCGCATCTCAAGCTCTGCAATCGTCGGAGCAGGCAGTGATGTCGGCGGTGGAGCTTCAATCCTCGGTGTACTTAGCGGAACAGACGGAAATCCTATTACTATCGGTAAAAACACGCTGCTTGGTGCGAACTCTACTTGTGGAATTCCGCTTGGTGACGGATGTATCATTGATGGCGGGTTGGCAGTTTTTGCGGGAACAAAATTTCATATTAACGATGAAGAGATAAATGAAATACAAGAGGTAAATCCAAATGCAAACTTGGATAATATAATGAAAGGAAAAGAACTTGCAGGGCTAAACGGGCTTCATTTTAGACAAAACTCTCAAACAGGACAGTATGTAGTTCAAAGAAGCACGAGAGAAGTTAAACTAAACGCAGATCTTCACTAG
- a CDS encoding flagellar basal body rod C-terminal domain-containing protein, translating into MNISNNISSIQAHQTMMNTSANNVANVNTGGFVPTDTKIVGSENSLRAESRKQDDSGSKMSQTDLAKEMTTQIVTQDATALNVTAIKTQDEMLGSLLDIKA; encoded by the coding sequence ATGAATATCTCAAACAATATCTCATCCATACAAGCTCATCAAACAATGATGAATACGAGTGCAAATAATGTTGCAAATGTCAATACGGGCGGTTTTGTACCGACTGATACGAAAATTGTCGGCAGTGAAAATTCATTAAGAGCGGAGAGTAGAAAGCAAGATGACAGCGGTTCAAAAATGAGTCAGACGGATCTTGCTAAAGAGATGACAACCCAAATAGTTACTCAAGATGCTACTGCTTTAAATGTTACGGCTATAAAAACACAAGATGAGATGTTAGGTTCACTTTTAGATATAAAAGCTTAA